One Miscanthus floridulus cultivar M001 chromosome 11, ASM1932011v1, whole genome shotgun sequence DNA window includes the following coding sequences:
- the LOC136491913 gene encoding uncharacterized protein, with product MDRGSGLNIMYVETLDAMGIDRSRIRLTRAPFHGIVLGKQAIPIRQIDLPVTFKNLSNYRIETLTFERAYECEVESYELALATLASKELTAIGKDIAEGVPNVKQEVRSFEPTKNFKEVLINPNNSTNKMVRISTALSPK from the exons atggataggggtagtggcctcaacatcatgtacgtagagacacttgatgccatgggcatcgatcgatCGCGCATCAGGCTGACcagggcgcctttccatggcattgtgctaGGGAAGCAGGCCATACCAATCAGACAGATCGACCTACCTGTTACCTTCAAGAATCTATCCAACTATAGgatagagaccctcacctttgag agggcctatgagtgcgaggtcgagagcTACGAGCTCGCTTTGGCAACCCTCGCTTCCAAGGAGCTCACAGCCATCGGAAAGGACATCGCTGAAGGAGTGCCTAATGTGAAGCAAGAGGTCAGATCCTTTGAACCTACGAAGAACTTCAAGGAGGTCCTCATCAACCCCAACAACTCTACCAACAAGATGGTGCGCATCAGCACTGCCCTCTCCCCCAAGTAG